Proteins encoded together in one Bacteroides ovatus window:
- a CDS encoding DUF5113 domain-containing protein, translated as MSSRFPLYIIGIVLFASFFSCTDMVPTKEVRLIDSLNGKAYAYRYRSLDSSYKYANEAYRQVNFYKSGKAEASNNLGFCAFMAMDFDRAEALHKEVYKLTKNELELLIADIGLMKICQRTAMNKEFYDYRNSALKRMKRIREESDLFADRHEALRLDYAFTEFFIVSSIYYYYLQQRQEAITSLNRIPEDEALTDTNQLLYYHYIKGSASLVEATKPEDRKMREFDQLYITWRTAVQTNHPYFEGNGLQGLANLMVSPNNFELFRTRRGYALDQFGFPVDSLLPLRMAQRALEKFREYNDLYQIAGAYVSIGKYMNEHGRYTEALDTLAKALDCVNQHHMLYYHHAADTLDKLHVFVEGDTTYTGVPWIMQEDVRTVPEWISRIREQLSVSYAGLGMKYASDYNRNIYLDILNYTRQDKELESRYLSLEADSRQMTLVLSLVIVGLVLVVILWWFFNKRSKIRNQVDVERLQRILTLCRDITSSIPMNVPLIQQGIDQLFGKGRLQLEIPEEGKAALVPLHRLNRDEKALVHVLEPYIVWAADNEQMVEALSDERMQLEKQRYVYEQHIAGNKRQNLIKKACLGIVNGINPYIDRILNEVHKLTERGYIDNAKIKKEKYQYIDELVTTINEYNDILALWIKMKQGTLSLNIETFSLNELFELLGKGRRAFEMKNQKLEIEPTTVMVKADRALTLFMINTLAENARKYTPEGGTIKVYARITEDAYVEISVEDNGRGISEEDVAHIIGEKVYDSRVIGMKNAADPEVLKENKGSGFGLMNCKGIIEKYKKTNDLFRGCVFDVESELGKGSRFYFRLPSGVRKAMGVLLLCLLLPLGMVSCLHDPIPPMLQDGDSIVVVMDSAYEDLLDVASDYANAAYFANVDENYELALQYIDSAMLFLNEHYEKYARPDRPHRYMKLVGEGTPAEISWWNELFDSDYHVILDIRNEAAVAFLALKQLDAYSYNNSAFTDLYKLQGEDQTLEAYCRQLERSNTNKTVGIILCFVLLIVSLVGYYFLYMRKRLQNRLNLEQVLEINQKVFAASLVRPQEQENAEALQREESTLKEIPQRIVDEAFGSVNELLTIDRMGIAVYNETTHRLEYASRPGQEMPEMVEQCFSSGKYLSEQHLQAIPLMVEAGGEHQCVGVLYLERREGTEQETDRLLFELVARYVAIVVFNAVVKLATKYRDIESAHEETRRASWEDSMLHVQNMVLDNCLSTIKHETIYYPNKIKQIVGRLNAQNLSETEEREAVETMTELIEYYKGIFTILSSCASRQLEEVTFRRTVIPVQELLDAAGKYFKKLIKNRPERIELEIEPMEAKVIGDVNQLRFLLENLIDEALTVREDGVIRLQARKDNEYVRFLFTDTRREKSVEELNQLFYPNLARMTSGEKGELRGTEYLVCKQIIRDHDEFAGRRGCRINAEPAEGGGFTVYFTIPRR; from the coding sequence ATGAGTTCACGCTTTCCTTTATATATAATAGGTATAGTGTTGTTTGCCTCTTTTTTTTCGTGCACTGATATGGTGCCGACCAAAGAGGTGCGCCTGATTGATTCATTAAACGGGAAAGCGTATGCTTATCGTTATCGAAGCCTGGATTCTTCTTATAAATATGCCAATGAAGCCTATAGACAGGTGAATTTCTACAAGTCGGGGAAAGCGGAAGCATCCAACAACCTGGGGTTCTGTGCTTTTATGGCTATGGACTTTGACCGGGCGGAAGCGTTGCATAAGGAAGTATATAAACTGACTAAAAATGAACTCGAACTGTTGATTGCCGACATCGGACTGATGAAAATCTGTCAGCGGACGGCTATGAACAAAGAATTTTATGATTATCGTAATAGTGCGCTCAAGCGCATGAAACGTATTCGTGAAGAGAGTGATTTGTTTGCCGACCGTCACGAGGCACTACGGCTGGATTATGCATTCACCGAATTTTTCATCGTTTCTTCTATTTATTATTACTATCTGCAGCAACGGCAGGAGGCCATCACATCTCTTAACCGGATTCCGGAAGATGAAGCTTTGACAGATACTAATCAGTTGCTTTATTATCATTATATTAAAGGTTCGGCCTCGTTGGTGGAAGCAACCAAGCCGGAAGACCGGAAAATGCGTGAGTTCGACCAACTTTATATTACCTGGCGGACAGCTGTTCAGACTAATCATCCTTATTTCGAAGGAAATGGTCTGCAAGGATTGGCTAATCTGATGGTTTCACCTAATAATTTCGAACTTTTTCGGACGAGAAGGGGATATGCGCTGGATCAGTTTGGGTTTCCCGTAGATTCGCTTTTGCCTTTGCGAATGGCACAGCGTGCGCTTGAAAAATTTCGTGAGTACAATGATTTGTATCAGATTGCTGGTGCGTATGTGTCTATCGGTAAATATATGAATGAGCACGGACGTTATACGGAGGCATTGGATACGCTTGCAAAAGCGTTAGATTGTGTGAATCAACATCACATGCTCTATTATCACCATGCGGCGGATACATTGGATAAACTACATGTTTTTGTAGAAGGAGATACGACTTATACCGGGGTTCCATGGATCATGCAGGAAGATGTGAGAACGGTACCTGAATGGATCTCAAGGATTCGGGAGCAATTGAGCGTGTCGTATGCGGGGCTCGGGATGAAGTATGCTTCTGATTACAACCGGAATATATATTTGGATATTTTAAATTATACCCGTCAGGATAAGGAGTTGGAGAGCCGCTATCTTTCATTGGAAGCCGATTCACGACAAATGACGCTTGTACTTTCTTTGGTTATTGTCGGACTTGTATTGGTGGTTATTCTTTGGTGGTTTTTCAATAAACGGTCTAAAATAAGGAATCAGGTAGACGTGGAGCGTCTGCAACGGATTCTGACTCTTTGCCGGGATATAACTTCGTCCATTCCGATGAATGTTCCATTAATTCAACAAGGTATCGATCAATTATTTGGGAAAGGACGTCTTCAACTGGAAATTCCGGAGGAAGGAAAAGCGGCACTGGTTCCTCTGCATCGGTTGAACCGTGATGAAAAAGCATTGGTGCATGTGCTTGAACCGTATATTGTTTGGGCTGCGGACAATGAGCAGATGGTGGAAGCGTTGAGTGACGAGCGGATGCAGTTGGAAAAGCAACGGTATGTTTACGAACAACATATTGCGGGAAATAAACGTCAGAATCTTATAAAGAAGGCTTGTCTGGGCATTGTCAATGGTATTAATCCTTATATTGACCGTATCTTGAACGAAGTGCATAAGTTGACGGAGCGGGGGTATATTGATAATGCGAAGATTAAGAAAGAGAAGTATCAATACATTGATGAGCTGGTAACTACGATTAATGAGTACAACGATATTCTGGCTCTTTGGATTAAGATGAAGCAAGGAACGCTTAGCCTGAATATTGAAACTTTCAGTCTCAATGAACTGTTTGAGCTGCTAGGCAAGGGAAGACGTGCTTTTGAAATGAAAAATCAGAAGTTGGAAATTGAACCGACTACGGTTATGGTGAAGGCCGACCGGGCACTAACTTTGTTTATGATTAATACGCTGGCGGAAAATGCCCGTAAATATACTCCGGAAGGAGGAACAATTAAAGTGTATGCCCGTATTACGGAGGATGCGTATGTCGAGATCTCTGTGGAGGATAACGGAAGAGGTATTTCCGAAGAGGATGTGGCGCATATCATTGGTGAGAAGGTGTATGATTCCCGCGTGATCGGAATGAAGAATGCAGCCGATCCGGAAGTGTTGAAAGAAAACAAAGGTAGTGGTTTCGGATTGATGAATTGTAAGGGAATCATTGAGAAGTATAAGAAAACGAATGATTTATTCCGGGGATGCGTTTTTGATGTGGAGAGTGAACTGGGGAAGGGAAGCCGTTTTTATTTTCGTTTGCCTTCGGGAGTGCGTAAAGCAATGGGGGTATTGTTGCTTTGCTTGTTGCTTCCGTTGGGGATGGTTTCTTGTCTGCATGATCCGATTCCTCCCATGTTGCAGGATGGCGATTCGATTGTAGTAGTTATGGATTCTGCGTATGAGGATTTGCTGGATGTAGCGTCGGATTATGCGAATGCTGCCTATTTTGCTAATGTGGATGAAAATTATGAGTTGGCTTTGCAATATATAGATTCTGCAATGCTTTTTCTGAATGAGCATTATGAAAAATATGCGCGTCCGGATCGTCCACATCGGTATATGAAGCTGGTAGGTGAGGGAACGCCTGCTGAAATCAGTTGGTGGAACGAATTGTTTGATTCGGATTATCATGTAATTTTGGATATCAGGAATGAGGCAGCGGTTGCTTTTCTGGCTTTGAAACAGTTGGATGCATATAGTTATAATAATTCGGCATTTACGGATTTGTATAAGTTGCAGGGAGAGGATCAAACTCTCGAAGCATATTGCCGGCAGTTGGAGCGTTCGAATACCAATAAGACGGTAGGGATTATTTTATGCTTTGTTTTATTGATTGTTTCGTTGGTTGGATATTATTTTCTGTACATGAGAAAACGTTTGCAGAATCGTTTGAATCTCGAACAGGTACTTGAGATTAACCAGAAGGTGTTTGCTGCATCTTTGGTGAGACCGCAGGAACAGGAAAATGCAGAGGCACTTCAACGGGAAGAGAGTACGCTTAAAGAAATTCCGCAGCGGATTGTGGATGAAGCATTTGGTTCGGTAAATGAATTACTGACGATTGACCGGATGGGAATTGCCGTTTATAATGAAACGACACACCGGCTGGAATATGCTTCTCGTCCCGGACAGGAAATGCCGGAAATGGTAGAGCAGTGTTTTAGTTCCGGGAAATATCTTTCTGAACAGCATCTTCAGGCAATTCCGCTGATGGTGGAAGCAGGGGGCGAGCATCAATGTGTCGGTGTGCTTTATCTGGAGCGCAGAGAAGGAACGGAACAGGAGACGGATCGACTGCTTTTTGAACTGGTAGCTCGTTATGTGGCTATTGTCGTGTTTAACGCAGTGGTGAAACTGGCTACAAAATATCGGGATATCGAGTCGGCACACGAAGAAACACGTCGGGCTTCCTGGGAAGACAGCATGTTGCATGTTCAGAATATGGTGCTTGACAACTGTCTGTCGACTATTAAACATGAGACGATTTATTATCCGAATAAAATCAAGCAGATTGTAGGGCGGTTGAATGCGCAGAATCTTTCGGAAACGGAGGAGCGTGAAGCGGTGGAGACTATGACGGAATTGATTGAATACTATAAGGGAATCTTTACGATTTTGAGCTCGTGTGCTTCCCGTCAATTGGAGGAGGTCACTTTCCGGCGTACGGTGATTCCGGTACAGGAACTTTTGGATGCTGCCGGAAAATATTTCAAGAAGTTGATAAAGAATCGGCCGGAGAGGATAGAATTGGAAATAGAGCCGATGGAGGCGAAGGTGATAGGAGACGTGAATCAGTTGCGTTTTCTATTGGAGAATTTGATTGATGAAGCATTGACTGTACGTGAAGATGGAGTGATACGTTTGCAAGCGCGCAAGGATAATGAATATGTTCGTTTCCTCTTTACGGATACGAGACGCGAGAAGAGTGTGGAAGAGTTGAATCAACTATTTTATCCGAATCTGGCACGTATGACTTCCGGTGAAAAAGGGGAGTTGAGGGGAACGGAATATCTGGTATGTAAGCAGATTATCCGTGACCACGACGAATTTGCGGGGCGTAGGGGATGCCGTATCAATGCCGAGCCGGCTGAAGGCGGCGGGTTTACGGTTTATTTCACTATTCCGCGCCGATAA
- a CDS encoding ribose-phosphate pyrophosphokinase, whose translation MSEKAPFMVFSGTNSRYLAEKICASLDCPLGNMNITHFADGEFAVSYEESIRGAHVFLVQSTFPNSDNLMELLLMIDAAKRASAKSVVAVVPYFGWARQDRKDKPRVSIGAKLVADLLSVAGIDRLITMDLHADQIQGFFNIPVDHLYASAVFLPYIQSLQLENLVIATPDVGGSKRASTFSKYLGVPLVLCNKSREKANEVASMQIIGDVEGKNVVLIDDIVDTAGTITKAANIMLDAGAKSVRAIASHCVMSDPASFRVQESALTEMVFTDSIPYAKKCPKVKQLSIADMFAETIKRVMNNESISSQYII comes from the coding sequence ATGAGCGAAAAAGCACCCTTTATGGTATTCTCGGGAACGAACTCGAGATATCTGGCAGAAAAAATCTGCGCAAGCCTGGATTGTCCTCTGGGAAATATGAACATTACCCATTTTGCCGATGGCGAATTTGCAGTTTCATATGAGGAGTCAATTCGTGGCGCACACGTATTCCTGGTTCAATCCACTTTCCCTAACTCAGACAACTTAATGGAACTTCTCCTGATGATCGATGCTGCAAAACGCGCGTCTGCAAAGAGCGTTGTAGCTGTAGTCCCCTATTTCGGATGGGCACGTCAGGATAGAAAAGACAAACCCCGTGTATCTATCGGCGCTAAGTTGGTAGCCGACCTGCTGTCTGTTGCAGGTATCGACCGCCTGATTACGATGGACTTGCATGCAGACCAGATTCAGGGATTCTTCAATATCCCGGTAGATCACCTGTACGCATCAGCTGTATTCCTCCCTTACATCCAGTCATTGCAACTGGAAAATCTGGTTATTGCTACACCGGACGTAGGAGGTTCAAAACGTGCCAGCACTTTCTCCAAATACCTCGGTGTACCATTGGTACTCTGTAACAAATCACGTGAAAAAGCCAATGAAGTAGCATCTATGCAAATCATCGGTGACGTAGAAGGTAAAAACGTCGTATTGATCGACGATATCGTAGACACAGCAGGAACAATCACCAAAGCAGCCAACATCATGCTGGATGCCGGTGCCAAATCTGTACGGGCCATCGCCAGCCACTGCGTAATGTCTGATCCGGCTTCTTTCCGTGTACAAGAGTCTGCCCTAACCGAAATGGTATTTACCGACAGCATCCCTTACGCAAAGAAATGCCCGAAAGTAAAACAGTTAAGCATTGCTGATATGTTTGCAGAAACAATCAAACGAGTGATGAATAACGAATCTATCAGTTCACAATACATCATTTAA
- a CDS encoding phosphatidylinositol-4-phosphate 5-kinase, with the protein MRKYLYTTLLLALLAQEGVMAQENEGKKGGFFGKIKDTFSTEIKIGNYTFKDGSVYTGEMKGRKPNGKGKTVFKNGDVFEGEYVKGKREGYGIYMFPDGEKYEGQWFQDQQHGKGIYYFMNNNRYDGMWYQDYQHGEGTMYYHNGDLYVGHWVNDKREGEGTYTWANGAKYTGHWKNDKKNGKGTMNWDDGCKYEGDWKDDVRHGKGVFEYTNGDKYDGDWADDIQHGRGTYYFHTGDRYEGSYLLGERTGEGVYYHANGDKYVGNFKNGMQDGKGTFTWANGAVYEGSWKNNKRDGRGVYKWSNGDVYDGDWKDNRPNGQGTLKTVAGMQYKGGFVDGLEDGQGVQIDKDGNRFDGFFKQGKKNGPFVETDKDGKVIKKGTYKFGRLQ; encoded by the coding sequence ATGAGGAAATATCTATATACTACACTTTTATTGGCTCTTCTTGCACAAGAGGGAGTGATGGCACAAGAAAATGAAGGAAAAAAAGGCGGATTTTTCGGAAAAATTAAAGATACATTCTCCACTGAAATAAAGATTGGCAACTATACTTTTAAGGATGGCAGTGTCTATACAGGAGAAATGAAAGGGCGAAAACCGAACGGAAAAGGAAAAACGGTTTTCAAAAACGGCGATGTCTTTGAAGGTGAATATGTGAAGGGGAAACGTGAAGGATATGGTATTTATATGTTTCCTGACGGAGAAAAGTACGAAGGACAGTGGTTCCAGGATCAGCAGCATGGAAAAGGTATCTATTATTTTATGAATAACAACCGTTACGACGGTATGTGGTATCAGGATTATCAGCATGGTGAAGGAACAATGTATTATCATAACGGTGATTTATATGTAGGTCATTGGGTGAATGATAAACGTGAAGGCGAAGGTACATACACTTGGGCAAACGGTGCTAAATATACCGGTCACTGGAAAAATGACAAAAAGAACGGCAAAGGTACCATGAACTGGGACGACGGCTGTAAGTATGAAGGAGACTGGAAAGATGATGTCCGTCACGGAAAAGGGGTATTTGAATATACCAATGGAGATAAATACGATGGTGATTGGGCGGATGATATTCAACACGGAAGAGGTACTTACTACTTTCACACGGGCGATCGTTATGAAGGTTCTTATCTCTTAGGTGAACGCACCGGTGAAGGAGTTTATTATCATGCTAACGGCGACAAGTATGTAGGTAATTTCAAAAATGGCATGCAAGACGGAAAAGGTACTTTTACCTGGGCGAATGGTGCCGTGTACGAAGGAAGCTGGAAAAACAATAAACGTGATGGCAGAGGAGTCTATAAATGGAGCAATGGCGATGTTTATGACGGTGACTGGAAAGACAACCGTCCCAATGGACAGGGTACTCTGAAAACCGTTGCTGGGATGCAATATAAAGGTGGCTTTGTTGACGGATTGGAAGACGGACAGGGCGTACAAATCGATAAAGATGGTAATCGCTTCGACGGATTTTTCAAACAAGGAAAGAAGAATGGTCCTTTTGTAGAAACAGATAAAGATGGAAAAGTAATCAAAAAAGGAACCTATAAATTCGGAAGACTTCAATAG
- a CDS encoding M16 family metallopeptidase — protein sequence MDRTIQPEIQTLKNFRILPPVRMTLPNGIPLTVINAGEQEVVRIDVLFAGGRWQQSQKLQALFTNRMLREGTKKYTAATIAEKLDYYGSWLELSSSSEYAYITVYSLNKYLAKTLEVVESMIKEPLFPEKELHTILDTNIQQYLVNTSKVDFLAHRSLLQSLYGEQHPCGRIVVEEDYHAITPEVLREFYERYYHSGNCSIFLSGKVTEDIISRVTDTFGTSFGQHQQQVSKLNFPFTAVPEKRIFTERGDAMQSAVKMGYTTITRDHPDYLKLRVLMTLFGGYFGSRLMSNIREEKGYTYGISAGIMFYPDSGLLAISTETDNEYVEPLIQEVYHEIDRLHQEPVSAEELTIVRNYMLGEMCRSYESPFSLSDAWIFIATSGLDDDYFSRSLLAVNEVTPMEIQDLAQRYLCKETLKEVIAGKKLS from the coding sequence ATGGATCGTACGATACAACCTGAAATACAAACCCTGAAAAACTTTCGTATACTTCCTCCCGTTCGAATGACGTTGCCAAACGGTATTCCGTTGACGGTTATTAATGCGGGTGAACAGGAAGTGGTACGCATAGATGTGCTTTTTGCCGGGGGACGCTGGCAACAGTCGCAGAAACTGCAAGCTCTGTTTACGAACCGGATGCTGCGTGAAGGTACAAAAAAATATACGGCTGCCACCATTGCCGAAAAACTGGATTACTACGGCTCATGGCTCGAATTGTCCAGTTCGTCGGAATATGCATATATCACTGTTTATTCGCTGAATAAGTATTTGGCGAAAACACTGGAGGTGGTGGAATCTATGATTAAAGAACCGCTTTTCCCGGAGAAGGAATTGCATACTATCCTTGATACCAATATCCAACAATATCTGGTCAATACTTCTAAAGTTGATTTTCTGGCACACCGCAGTCTGTTACAGTCGCTTTATGGCGAACAGCATCCATGTGGCAGAATAGTGGTGGAGGAAGATTATCATGCCATCACTCCGGAAGTGCTCCGTGAATTTTATGAACGGTATTACCATTCGGGTAATTGTTCTATATTCTTGTCCGGCAAGGTGACAGAGGATATTATCAGCCGGGTGACAGATACATTCGGCACTTCTTTCGGACAACATCAACAGCAGGTGTCGAAATTAAATTTTCCTTTTACTGCTGTTCCCGAAAAGAGAATTTTTACAGAGCGTGGGGATGCTATGCAGAGTGCTGTAAAGATGGGGTATACAACCATTACCCGTGATCATCCTGATTATCTGAAACTCCGGGTCCTGATGACTTTATTCGGAGGTTATTTTGGCAGTCGGCTGATGTCTAATATCCGTGAAGAGAAGGGATATACTTATGGTATTTCGGCAGGAATCATGTTTTATCCGGATAGCGGACTGTTGGCTATCTCGACAGAAACGGATAATGAATATGTGGAACCGTTGATACAGGAAGTGTATCATGAAATAGACCGTCTGCATCAGGAACCTGTGTCGGCGGAAGAACTGACTATCGTGCGCAACTATATGTTGGGAGAAATGTGTCGTAGTTATGAGTCTCCTTTCTCACTTTCGGATGCGTGGATCTTTATTGCTACTTCCGGTCTGGATGATGACTACTTTTCACGTTCTCTGCTGGCTGTGAATGAGGTTACTCCGATGGAAATACAGGATTTGGCACAGCGCTATTTGTGCAAAGAGACATTAAAAGAGGTCATTGCAGGTAAAAAGTTGTCATAA
- the kdsB gene encoding 3-deoxy-manno-octulosonate cytidylyltransferase, producing MKFLGIIPARYASTRFPAKPLAMLGGKTVIQRVYEQVAGVLDDAYVATDDERIEAAVKAFGGKVVMTSVDHKSGTDRCYEACTKIGGDFDVVVNIQGDEPFIQPSQLDAVKACFDDATTQIATLVKPFTADEAFAVLENVNSPKVVVNKNWNALYFSRSIIPYQRNAEKQDWLKGHTYYKHIGLYAYRTEVLKEITMLPQSSLELAESLEQLRWLENGYKIKVGISEVETIGIDTPQDLERAEEFLKNRI from the coding sequence ATGAAATTTCTTGGAATTATACCTGCCCGCTATGCATCCACTCGTTTTCCTGCGAAACCGTTGGCTATGTTGGGCGGAAAAACAGTCATACAACGTGTATACGAACAAGTGGCAGGCGTTCTGGATGACGCTTATGTAGCTACGGATGATGAACGCATTGAAGCTGCCGTTAAGGCGTTCGGGGGAAAGGTTGTGATGACTTCCGTTGACCACAAAAGTGGTACGGATCGTTGTTATGAAGCCTGTACCAAGATTGGAGGTGATTTTGACGTCGTAGTGAATATACAAGGAGATGAACCTTTTATTCAGCCTTCACAACTGGATGCGGTAAAGGCTTGTTTCGATGATGCAACCACGCAGATTGCTACGCTGGTGAAACCTTTTACTGCTGATGAAGCGTTTGCCGTACTGGAAAACGTGAATTCACCGAAAGTGGTAGTCAACAAGAACTGGAATGCACTTTATTTCAGCCGTTCTATCATTCCTTATCAGCGGAATGCCGAGAAACAGGACTGGTTGAAGGGACATACCTACTACAAGCACATCGGATTGTATGCTTATCGTACAGAAGTGCTGAAAGAGATTACCATGCTTCCACAGTCTTCTTTGGAACTGGCCGAATCTTTGGAGCAGCTTCGCTGGCTGGAGAACGGATACAAAATAAAGGTCGGCATCAGTGAGGTGGAAACTATTGGAATCGATACTCCACAAGACTTGGAACGGGCAGAAGAATTTTTGAAGAATAGAATCTAA
- a CDS encoding 2-amino-4-hydroxy-6-hydroxymethyldihydropteridine diphosphokinase: MHKYIVCIGSNYNRKENLTFARQKLTESFSSICFAPELETKPLFFKNPALFSNQVVLFFSDKDEEVVRKTLKDIERRSGRRPEDKKEEKVCLDIDMLLYDNKILKPEDWQRGYIQQSLSAFHSSLFIK, from the coding sequence GTGCACAAGTATATTGTTTGCATAGGGAGTAATTACAATAGGAAAGAGAACTTGACTTTTGCCAGGCAGAAGCTGACAGAATCGTTCTCTTCTATATGTTTTGCTCCCGAACTGGAAACTAAACCTTTGTTTTTTAAGAATCCGGCCTTGTTTTCCAACCAAGTGGTTCTGTTCTTTTCCGATAAGGATGAAGAGGTGGTGAGGAAAACGCTGAAAGATATAGAACGGAGGTCCGGACGTCGTCCGGAGGATAAGAAAGAGGAGAAGGTTTGTCTGGATATTGACATGCTTTTATATGATAACAAAATATTAAAACCGGAGGATTGGCAAAGGGGATATATACAACAGTCATTATCTGCTTTCCATTCTTCATTATTTATTAAGTAG